One region of Niallia sp. Man26 genomic DNA includes:
- the comGB gene encoding competence type IV pilus assembly protein ComGB, with translation MVAGFMKINKDSWSLQEQSMFLRVIGELLTQGYSLSEGVRSSVYYLPANKKEDIMSVLGSLKGGNSFCDNLARLKFNQQTISYVYFAEKHGGFAGAFMDASTIMENRLRTIQQLQKILYYPLFLIVFTLVLFYFVHQVLLPQFSSLFLTMKLETNLFMVFIIGAGKAMPILMLSAVCFALTLVFYYFKFFRKKDALEKLRLFTAIPIAGKCFSLYYTHVFSLQLSHLLAGGFSIYEALTFFQNNNQHAYFSLAGKKVIEQLKKGERMEHAFVVLTFMEKEFCRILQHGQENGKLDRELLFLSRFCMENLQDRVAGLLKKIQPIIYGFIGILVISIYLAVLLPMFELLNGL, from the coding sequence ATGGTCGCTGGATTTATGAAGATTAATAAAGACAGCTGGAGCTTACAGGAGCAATCGATGTTTTTGAGAGTTATCGGAGAGCTGCTGACACAAGGATATTCCCTTTCCGAAGGGGTTCGCTCAAGTGTTTACTATTTGCCTGCCAACAAAAAAGAGGATATTATGTCTGTGCTCGGATCTTTAAAAGGGGGAAACTCCTTTTGCGATAACCTGGCAAGACTTAAATTTAATCAGCAGACGATCAGTTATGTATATTTTGCAGAAAAGCATGGCGGCTTTGCAGGTGCGTTTATGGATGCGAGCACTATTATGGAAAACCGGCTGCGAACAATTCAGCAATTGCAGAAAATCCTCTATTATCCTCTTTTCCTCATTGTTTTTACCCTAGTTTTATTCTATTTTGTCCACCAAGTGCTGCTTCCCCAATTTTCTTCTCTCTTTTTAACAATGAAACTGGAAACAAATCTGTTTATGGTATTCATTATCGGTGCAGGAAAAGCAATGCCTATTCTGATGTTGTCAGCTGTTTGTTTTGCATTGACTTTAGTGTTTTATTATTTCAAGTTCTTTCGGAAGAAAGATGCACTCGAAAAACTGCGCCTGTTTACAGCCATTCCAATTGCGGGCAAATGTTTTTCCCTTTATTACACCCATGTGTTTTCTCTGCAGCTTAGTCACCTGTTAGCGGGCGGTTTTTCTATTTACGAAGCATTAACATTTTTTCAAAATAATAATCAGCATGCCTATTTTTCTTTGGCTGGAAAGAAGGTCATCGAACAACTGAAGAAAGGGGAAAGAATGGAGCATGCATTTGTTGTGCTAACCTTTATGGAGAAGGAGTTTTGCCGAATATTACAGCATGGACAAGAGAACGGCAAGCTTGACCGAGAGCTTCTCTTTCTCAGCCGTTTCTGTATGGAAAACCTTCAAGACAGGGTTGCTGGACTTTTAAAGAAAATTCAGCCAATCATTTATGGTTTTATTGGAATCCTAGTTATTTCCATCTATCTTGCTGTGCTGCTGCCAATGTTCGAATTATTAAATGGATTATGA
- the comGG gene encoding competence type IV pilus minor pilin ComGG: MIKTENGFIYPVTLSVYLLVICFFLVITGIYINEKRIYNDSKLLLIQEYYFMSTVKQLEEELRADRHMLTGEFHYRTGEVAYTVEQVSDDVLKVEYRLFADKMEPMKAYSYFDRGENRMTKWVEVK; encoded by the coding sequence ATGATTAAGACAGAAAATGGCTTTATATATCCTGTTACCTTATCTGTTTATCTGCTAGTGATCTGTTTTTTTCTAGTCATAACAGGTATCTATATCAATGAGAAAAGAATTTACAACGACTCGAAGCTGCTTCTTATTCAAGAATATTATTTTATGAGTACAGTAAAGCAATTGGAGGAAGAGCTAAGGGCAGATCGACATATGTTAACGGGAGAGTTTCATTATCGAACAGGAGAGGTTGCTTATACAGTTGAGCAAGTATCGGACGATGTATTAAAGGTGGAATACCGTTTGTTTGCAGACAAAATGGAACCAATGAAAGCCTACAGCTATTTTGACAGGGGAGAAAACCGCATGACAAAGTGGGTAGAGGTTAAATAA
- the comGA gene encoding competence type IV pilus ATPase ComGA translates to MISIEALANRIIREAVEANATDIHIVPKGKESHLQFRISHSLYPRMTLPVNQCDRLISHFKFTASMDIGERRRPQNGAIRTSANGENISLRLSTLPASPHESLVIRLLPDKNSIPLTRISLFPNTTKKLLSLLKHAHGLVIFTGPTGSGKTTTLYSLLSSSSYLYKRKIISLEDPVEKPQDNVLQVQVNEKAGITYSAGLKAILRHDPDVIMVGEIRDAETARIAVRASLTGHLVLATMHTRDAKGAIYRLMEFGISKCEVQQTLIAVTAQRLVELVCPFCGPVCLPFCFQLQNRINRASVFEIMTGRTIQSILAETFAEKLNPRPDLREAINKGVALGFVKETEYGRWIYED, encoded by the coding sequence TTGATTTCTATTGAAGCTTTAGCGAACCGTATTATTCGGGAAGCTGTAGAAGCGAATGCCACAGATATTCACATTGTTCCGAAAGGAAAAGAATCACATTTGCAATTTCGTATTTCCCACTCTTTATACCCCAGAATGACACTCCCTGTGAATCAATGCGACAGACTTATTTCCCATTTTAAGTTTACCGCCTCTATGGATATTGGCGAAAGGCGGCGCCCGCAAAACGGTGCAATCCGTACAAGTGCAAACGGGGAAAACATCAGCCTCCGACTGTCCACCTTGCCTGCAAGTCCCCATGAAAGCCTCGTCATCCGTCTGCTGCCAGACAAGAATAGTATACCGCTCACCCGTATATCTCTTTTCCCAAACACCACTAAAAAGCTTCTGTCACTGCTTAAACATGCCCATGGGCTTGTTATTTTCACAGGGCCGACTGGGTCAGGCAAAACAACAACCCTTTATTCTCTTCTCAGCAGCAGCTCCTATCTGTACAAACGAAAAATCATTAGTCTCGAGGACCCAGTTGAAAAGCCGCAGGATAACGTGCTTCAAGTGCAGGTTAATGAAAAAGCAGGCATTACGTATTCAGCGGGGCTAAAGGCAATATTGCGCCATGATCCAGATGTAATTATGGTTGGCGAAATAAGGGATGCAGAAACAGCTCGAATTGCTGTCAGAGCCTCGTTAACAGGGCATCTTGTGCTTGCGACTATGCACACAAGAGATGCGAAAGGGGCAATCTATCGACTCATGGAATTCGGCATCAGCAAGTGTGAGGTGCAGCAAACTTTAATTGCTGTTACAGCGCAAAGGCTTGTCGAGCTTGTTTGTCCTTTTTGCGGTCCTGTTTGTCTGCCCTTTTGCTTTCAGCTTCAAAACCGCATAAACAGAGCCAGTGTTTTTGAAATAATGACAGGGAGGACCATTCAGTCCATTCTCGCTGAAACCTTTGCTGAAAAGCTTAATCCTCGTCCTGATTTAAGAGAGGCTATTAATAAAGGAGTTGCCCTGGGGTTTGTAAAGGAGACAGAGTATGGTCGCTGGATTTATGAAGATTAA
- the comGD gene encoding competence type IV pilus minor pilin ComGD — translation MKINSQSGFTLLEMLAVLSIVLVLLAVTPILLKPQSELLQERTFFTQLQTDLFYAQNYALAHQKTVYVQINPADKRYYIRGDLKTGRIVDRIYHDSIKINEDAVPIYFTITPSGNVSKFASYRISIGSKKYLFTIQIGRGRFYVKKQ, via the coding sequence ATGAAAATAAATTCTCAAAGCGGTTTTACTTTGCTGGAAATGCTTGCTGTTCTATCTATAGTACTTGTCCTCCTCGCAGTTACTCCTATTTTATTAAAGCCTCAATCTGAATTGCTTCAGGAAAGAACCTTCTTTACTCAATTGCAAACAGACCTGTTCTACGCACAAAACTATGCGTTAGCTCACCAGAAAACTGTTTACGTCCAAATTAACCCGGCCGATAAAAGATACTATATTCGCGGAGATTTGAAGACAGGGAGAATTGTAGACAGGATTTATCATGACAGCATTAAGATAAACGAGGATGCTGTTCCCATTTATTTTACGATAACACCAAGCGGCAATGTTTCTAAATTTGCGTCCTATCGGATTAGTATTGGCAGCAAGAAATACCTTTTTACCATTCAAATTGGGAGAGGGAGGTTTTATGTTAAAAAACAATAG
- a CDS encoding YjcZ family sporulation protein yields MGEAGFEFGGGFALLVVLFILLIIIGSAYVY; encoded by the coding sequence ATGGGAGAAGCAGGTTTTGAATTTGGCGGCGGTTTTGCATTGCTTGTTGTGTTGTTTATCCTTTTGATCATTATCGGTTCTGCATATGTTTATTAA
- the comGF gene encoding competence type IV pilus minor pilin ComGF, which produces MWMYLRKHRQSVKRVKGEKGFLLTEMLVALSLFLVFCAFFPFAIKLTTDGAIISSSLRSLEWDVFLHQLKKEVRLAESVRVTEQKLHLTVEEENIHYELYGNKIRRRVNGTGHEVCLQEVKAVKFEAIQNGVMIAVTDSLQIKREAAVYSFLRLAEESPL; this is translated from the coding sequence ATGTGGATGTATTTAAGAAAACACAGGCAATCTGTGAAGAGAGTTAAAGGGGAGAAAGGATTTCTGCTAACAGAAATGCTTGTTGCCTTGTCTTTGTTTTTAGTATTTTGTGCTTTTTTTCCCTTCGCTATCAAATTAACAACAGATGGAGCAATCATTTCCAGCAGTCTTCGCAGTCTTGAATGGGATGTGTTTTTGCATCAGTTAAAAAAAGAGGTGCGATTAGCTGAATCTGTCCGCGTAACAGAGCAAAAGCTCCATCTAACTGTTGAGGAAGAGAATATCCACTATGAGTTATATGGAAATAAAATCAGAAGAAGAGTTAATGGAACAGGACATGAAGTATGCCTGCAGGAAGTAAAGGCAGTTAAATTTGAAGCAATCCAAAATGGTGTCATGATAGCTGTGACAGACAGCCTTCAGATTAAACGGGAGGCTGCTGTCTACTCTTTTCTACGGCTGGCAGAGGAAAGCCCATTATGA
- a CDS encoding SNF2-related protein — MTININFDQTWKEELLKKMNDDGPWSNWELFQLALEVEQHTIIPEFEGLQAPKHLSDLTPLPHQLEVAKKVIEDMNGKAILADEVGLGKTIEAGLILKEYMIRGLVKKVLILVPASLVTQWSMELNSKFFIPAVSQRKSYVWEQCDIVVSSIDTAKREPHRSIINNLDYDLVIIDEAHKLKNNKTKNYEFVQNLKKKFCLLLTATPIQNRVSEIFNLVSLLKPGHLGSETAFYEKYKKDSRSVNDDEHLKELVNKVMIRNRRSDTGIEWTKRVVEAVTIDFTEEERELYNTIESLKGYEADDEKAGTRSPFSMITLQREACSSREAVYYTLQNMMKKTENPTQEFQDKIQLLGSKIMAITKNSKAEKALELIKNVDDKVIIFTEYRATQLYLQWYLKQHGITSVPFRGGFKRGKKDWMRDLFQNHAQVLIATEAGGEGINLQFCNHIINFDLPWNPMRLEQRIGRIHRLGQKKDVMIYNFAIRDTVEDHILKLLYEKIHLFEKVIGDLDDILTKLDFGNMEEYMDDIFTNSNSEGEMRIKMDNLTSMIEFAQNLKDGDNYEAARNSSIS; from the coding sequence ATGACAATTAACATCAACTTCGACCAAACCTGGAAGGAAGAATTGCTGAAAAAAATGAATGATGATGGTCCATGGTCTAATTGGGAGCTGTTCCAATTAGCTTTGGAAGTAGAACAGCATACAATCATTCCTGAATTTGAAGGCTTGCAGGCACCAAAGCATTTGTCTGATTTGACACCGTTGCCCCATCAGTTGGAGGTTGCCAAAAAAGTAATCGAGGATATGAACGGGAAAGCAATCCTGGCTGATGAGGTCGGGTTAGGAAAAACCATTGAGGCTGGGCTTATTCTAAAGGAATATATGATTCGAGGGTTAGTAAAAAAAGTGCTGATACTTGTTCCTGCCTCCCTTGTCACACAATGGTCAATGGAGTTAAACAGCAAATTTTTCATTCCGGCTGTGTCGCAAAGGAAAAGCTATGTTTGGGAACAGTGTGATATTGTCGTTTCTTCTATTGATACAGCTAAAAGAGAACCACATAGAAGTATCATCAACAATTTGGACTATGACCTTGTCATCATTGATGAGGCTCATAAATTAAAAAACAATAAAACAAAAAACTATGAATTTGTCCAAAATCTTAAAAAGAAATTCTGTTTATTACTGACAGCAACCCCTATTCAAAACAGGGTGAGTGAAATTTTCAATCTTGTTTCCTTATTGAAGCCTGGACATTTAGGCAGTGAAACCGCCTTTTACGAAAAATATAAAAAGGATTCACGCTCTGTTAATGATGATGAGCATTTAAAAGAACTTGTTAATAAGGTAATGATTCGAAACCGCAGGAGCGATACGGGAATTGAGTGGACAAAACGGGTTGTTGAAGCCGTTACGATTGATTTTACAGAGGAAGAAAGAGAACTTTATAACACTATCGAATCTCTCAAAGGCTATGAGGCTGACGATGAGAAAGCGGGCACAAGAAGTCCATTCTCGATGATAACATTACAGAGAGAAGCCTGCAGCAGCAGAGAAGCTGTGTATTATACATTGCAGAACATGATGAAAAAAACCGAAAATCCCACTCAGGAGTTTCAAGATAAAATCCAGCTGCTCGGCAGCAAAATCATGGCAATCACGAAAAACTCCAAGGCAGAAAAAGCGCTCGAGCTCATAAAAAATGTCGATGATAAGGTGATTATCTTTACAGAATACAGAGCAACTCAGTTATATCTTCAATGGTACTTAAAGCAGCATGGCATCACTTCCGTTCCTTTTAGAGGCGGATTTAAAAGAGGGAAAAAGGACTGGATGCGTGACTTGTTCCAAAACCATGCTCAAGTGTTGATTGCCACTGAAGCAGGCGGAGAAGGCATTAACTTGCAATTTTGCAACCATATCATCAATTTTGATCTTCCTTGGAATCCAATGAGACTTGAACAGCGGATTGGCCGGATTCATAGACTCGGTCAGAAAAAGGATGTGATGATTTACAACTTTGCTATAAGAGATACTGTTGAAGACCATATTCTTAAATTATTGTATGAAAAAATTCATCTTTTTGAAAAAGTTATCGGCGATTTGGACGATATTCTCACAAAACTGGACTTTGGCAATATGGAAGAATATATGGATGATATATTCACCAATTCAAATTCAGAGGGAGAGATGCGCATTAAGATGGATAACCTCACAAGTATGATAGAATTTGCGCAAAATCTAAAGGATGGTGACAACTATGAAGCAGCAAGAAATTCATCAATTTCTTAA
- the gcvT gene encoding glycine cleavage system aminomethyltransferase GcvT: MNELKQTPLYELYKEYGGKTIDFGGWDLPVQFSSIKEEHEAVRTKAGLFDVSHMGEIEVKGKNSLDYLQKMLTNDVSKIQIGKAQYSAMCYENGGTVDDLLTYKLGENHYLLVVNASNIDKDFAWLASHVEGEVELSNLSSDYAQLALQGPLAEETLKKISSANIAELGYFQFQHTTVSGKEVLLSRTGYTGEDGFELYCNKEDAAHLWREILDAGKDSGVIPCGLGSRDTLRFEATLALYGQELSKDISPLEAGIGFAVKLNKEADFIGKAALKEQKESGLQRKLVGIEMIDRGIPRHGYKVYANGAAIGEVTTGTQSPTLKKNIGLALISSNYAEVGKEVEVEIRGKLVKAQVTATPFYKRNK; this comes from the coding sequence ATGAATGAATTAAAACAGACCCCTTTGTATGAACTGTACAAGGAGTATGGAGGCAAAACGATTGATTTCGGCGGATGGGATTTGCCTGTTCAGTTTTCCAGTATTAAAGAAGAGCATGAAGCAGTTCGCACAAAAGCTGGATTATTCGATGTTTCTCATATGGGAGAGATTGAGGTAAAAGGTAAAAACAGCTTAGATTATCTGCAAAAAATGCTGACAAACGATGTCTCTAAAATCCAAATCGGCAAAGCGCAATATTCAGCGATGTGCTATGAAAACGGCGGAACAGTCGATGATCTTCTCACATACAAGCTTGGCGAAAACCACTATTTGCTCGTGGTTAATGCATCCAATATCGATAAGGACTTCGCATGGCTTGCAAGCCATGTAGAGGGAGAAGTAGAGCTGTCAAATCTATCAAGCGATTATGCTCAATTGGCTCTGCAAGGCCCGTTGGCAGAAGAGACGCTTAAGAAAATCAGCAGCGCTAATATAGCTGAACTCGGTTATTTTCAATTTCAGCATACAACTGTCAGCGGCAAGGAGGTACTGTTGTCAAGAACAGGCTATACAGGCGAGGATGGTTTTGAACTATACTGCAACAAAGAGGATGCTGCCCATCTGTGGAGAGAGATTTTAGATGCTGGGAAGGATTCCGGTGTTATTCCATGCGGTCTAGGTTCAAGAGATACGCTTCGCTTTGAAGCGACTTTAGCTTTATACGGCCAGGAGCTTAGCAAGGATATTTCTCCATTGGAAGCAGGGATTGGATTTGCCGTAAAGCTGAATAAAGAAGCTGACTTTATCGGCAAAGCTGCCTTGAAAGAACAGAAAGAATCTGGATTGCAAAGAAAGCTTGTTGGGATTGAAATGATAGATAGAGGGATTCCACGACATGGCTACAAAGTCTATGCAAACGGTGCTGCTATCGGTGAAGTAACAACAGGAACACAATCACCGACATTAAAGAAAAACATCGGTCTTGCGCTGATTTCCAGCAATTATGCAGAAGTCGGTAAGGAAGTGGAAGTGGAAATAAGAGGGAAGCTTGTAAAAGCACAAGTGACAGCTACTCCATTTTATAAAAGGAACAAGTGA
- a CDS encoding YqhG family protein produces the protein MKQQEIHQFLKQFFQANDCELIEENEGYMIVQLTIDLDKELMNRPFYWHYVEKTGGVPNPARLTLITDPNKTPQDLKGELIHFGSPRLHQLFSCAKRLSGYIRLYENIPGQKNMHTPLRPWLSMNVKISYQCDRKRDVFRSIGLQLINGQLVDNFHQTVNKLNLSAKIPDYAFTLSPLIMPKSGMIRIENTIKQTILQEDHQWAEEAKGRWSKDLKLLEHFYEDAEEDRMESLEIERLALKEQYEPKINVSIINGGLFYLASDAV, from the coding sequence ATGAAGCAGCAAGAAATTCATCAATTTCTTAAACAGTTTTTTCAGGCAAATGATTGTGAGCTGATAGAAGAAAATGAGGGCTATATGATTGTACAATTGACAATTGATTTAGATAAAGAGCTGATGAACCGCCCCTTTTATTGGCACTATGTAGAAAAAACTGGCGGTGTCCCTAACCCCGCCAGACTTACATTAATAACAGATCCAAATAAAACACCACAGGATTTAAAAGGAGAGCTGATTCATTTTGGATCTCCAAGATTGCATCAATTGTTTTCCTGCGCCAAAAGACTATCTGGATATATTCGTTTATATGAGAATATTCCAGGACAAAAAAATATGCACACACCACTGCGTCCTTGGCTGTCTATGAACGTGAAAATTTCTTACCAATGCGACCGCAAAAGGGATGTGTTTCGCTCTATTGGACTGCAGCTTATTAACGGTCAGCTAGTCGATAACTTTCATCAAACGGTGAATAAGCTTAATCTTTCTGCCAAAATACCAGACTATGCCTTCACACTTTCACCGTTAATAATGCCTAAAAGCGGGATGATAAGGATTGAGAACACAATTAAACAAACTATCCTCCAAGAGGATCATCAATGGGCGGAAGAAGCGAAAGGAAGATGGTCGAAGGACTTAAAGCTGCTGGAGCATTTTTATGAAGACGCAGAAGAAGACCGGATGGAAAGCTTGGAGATTGAACGGCTGGCATTAAAAGAACAATATGAACCAAAAATCAATGTTTCTATCATAAATGGCGGACTGTTTTATTTAGCTTCTGATGCCGTATAA
- a CDS encoding YqzE family protein, which produces MKTNDYVKYLTQTFVQYMDQPKEERQKIKAAKRGEKEPFMLRWFGILPYVFVYFFRKKY; this is translated from the coding sequence ATGAAAACAAATGATTATGTAAAATATTTAACGCAGACATTTGTACAGTACATGGACCAACCGAAAGAGGAACGTCAAAAAATAAAGGCGGCAAAGCGTGGGGAAAAAGAGCCGTTTATGCTGAGATGGTTTGGAATACTTCCGTATGTGTTCGTTTATTTTTTCAGGAAAAAATATTAA
- the comGC gene encoding competence type IV pilus major pilin ComGC — translation MKNESGFTLIEMMIVLLIISILLIITLPNITKHNSKINSTGCEAFVKMVEAEVQAYYMDKNSYPQSMNALVDEGYLKEGQTTCPNGKELSIENGEVEVQR, via the coding sequence ATGAAAAACGAAAGCGGATTTACGCTAATAGAAATGATGATAGTCCTTTTAATCATCTCGATATTATTGATTATCACACTGCCTAATATTACGAAGCATAACTCAAAAATCAATTCGACTGGCTGTGAGGCCTTTGTGAAAATGGTTGAAGCAGAGGTGCAGGCCTATTATATGGATAAAAACAGTTATCCGCAAAGCATGAATGCCTTGGTGGATGAGGGTTATTTAAAGGAAGGGCAGACGACTTGTCCGAATGGAAAAGAGCTGTCCATCGAGAATGGTGAAGTAGAAGTGCAGAGATGA